The proteins below come from a single Microbulbifer sp. Q7 genomic window:
- a CDS encoding outer membrane protein has translation MVRLPFLLVVPLSLLGSSLASADFYSHRYGGISLQHTAQDPLCRNARSFVDGLNAEQQTAELADCADSGPSVKLYAGWRWSPNLAVEADLRQSATMTSQFSVRNPQLPYLGVKEKLTTRMGNAFVVGHLPIGRSGFTVFGKLGGGFWLSQLRARQRGDAIAVFELGDGSLQPVSFPVDGAYSENSSGFHWGYGAGVSYRLEDRWTLRAEWELFPEIGSRELLSQYDVESASLGWSFHF, from the coding sequence ATGGTCAGGCTTCCCTTTCTGCTTGTGGTACCCCTTTCACTGCTGGGCAGCAGCCTTGCCAGTGCCGATTTCTATTCTCATCGATACGGTGGCATCAGCCTGCAACACACGGCCCAGGATCCGCTGTGCCGCAATGCACGAAGTTTTGTTGACGGCCTGAATGCCGAGCAACAAACGGCGGAGCTGGCGGACTGTGCCGACAGTGGGCCTAGCGTAAAACTCTATGCCGGCTGGCGCTGGAGCCCGAATCTGGCCGTGGAGGCAGACTTGCGGCAGAGCGCCACGATGACAAGCCAGTTCTCCGTCCGCAACCCCCAGCTACCGTACCTCGGTGTGAAAGAGAAGCTGACCACCCGTATGGGCAATGCCTTCGTTGTCGGACACCTCCCTATCGGACGGTCGGGATTCACGGTGTTTGGCAAGCTTGGAGGCGGCTTCTGGCTCAGCCAGCTGCGTGCCAGACAGCGGGGTGATGCGATCGCCGTATTTGAACTGGGAGACGGCTCGTTGCAACCTGTAAGCTTCCCGGTTGATGGGGCCTATTCCGAGAATAGTAGCGGCTTCCACTGGGGTTACGGCGCGGGCGTCAGTTACCGCCTCGAGGATCGCTGGACGTTACGCGCGGAATGGGAGCTGTTTCCGGAAATTGGCAGTCGTGAACTGCTCAGCCAGTACGATGTTGAATCGGCATCACTGGGGTGGAGTTTCCATTTCTAG